A window of the Amblyraja radiata isolate CabotCenter1 chromosome 5, sAmbRad1.1.pri, whole genome shotgun sequence genome harbors these coding sequences:
- the msgn1 gene encoding mesogenin-1, whose protein sequence is MENLLKTLLEMGDDVGLMDMDMISSIGWNDEEDKFESKQDPSHRSFLQGSSFELYSPPMTPLSETKNNVPVGTRDVESLRQIWAIEEKGTSSRRLQQLPRAKMSGKRRMKASEREKLRMRRLAHALHMLRTFLPPVYSQRGQTLTKIQTLHCAIQYISELSTLLAQGRHQNSGHSM, encoded by the coding sequence ATGGAGAATCTTCTGAAAACTCTGCTGGAAATGGGTGATGATGTGGGACTCATGGACATGGATATGATTTCTTCCATCGGCTGGAACGATGAAGAAGACAAGTTTGAGTCTAAGCAGGATCCATCACATCGCAGTTTCTTACAAGGATCGTCTTTTGAATTATACTCTCCTCCTATGACACCCCTCTCAGAGACGAAAAACAACGTGCCCGTGGGAACTCGTGACGTTGAATCCTTGCGGCAGATCTGGGCCATTGAAGAGAAGGGAACGTCATCCCGGAGGCTCCAACAACTGCCCAGAGCCAAGATGTCAGGTAAACGCCGGATGAAAGCAAGCGAGAGAGAAAAGCTGAGAATGAGGAGGCTGGCGCATGCTCTCCACATGCTGCGGACTTTTCTACCACCCGTTTACAGCCAGCGTGGTCAGACTCTCACCAAAATCCAGACGTTGCACTGCGCCATCCAGTACATTTCTGAGCTTTCCACATTACTGGCACAAGGAAGACATCAGAATTCAGGACATAGCATGTGA